One window from the genome of Candidatus Margulisiibacteriota bacterium encodes:
- a CDS encoding LL-diaminopimelate aminotransferase, which produces MFEEAQRLSSLPTYVFDLVDKHKSEERAKGKDLIDLSMASPDLPTPLQVVEAMKKALDDAATHRYPNFNGLQEFREAVRDFCLRQYGVHVDAGKEVIPLIGSKEGLVHFALAFVDPGDTVLVPVPAYPAHFRGTLIAGGAPIVLPTSEKTGYLPDLSIIDEAIAKKAKILFLSFPTNPTGAVATKEFFKEAVEFCKKHNLILVHDFAYAEIFYDGNRPISLMTIPGAKDVALEFHTFSKTFSMAGWRAGFVIGNHELIESLRKMKTNLDYGLFMATQKACIAALKLPKPYFEELRRTYQERRDALISGLQELGWKIEKPKASMYVWAQVPRGYTSSNFALELLQKTGIAVSPGVGFGDLGEGYVRFALIDSVERIKEGIERMRKAGIRYNNV; this is translated from the coding sequence ATGTTTGAAGAAGCACAAAGACTATCCAGCCTGCCCACTTATGTCTTTGACCTTGTCGACAAGCACAAGAGCGAAGAAAGGGCCAAAGGCAAGGACCTTATCGACCTGAGCATGGCCTCTCCCGACCTGCCCACCCCGCTCCAGGTGGTTGAAGCCATGAAAAAAGCGCTCGACGACGCCGCCACACACAGATATCCCAATTTTAACGGGCTCCAGGAATTCAGGGAAGCCGTGCGGGATTTTTGCCTAAGACAGTATGGCGTGCATGTTGACGCAGGTAAAGAAGTGATCCCTTTGATCGGCTCAAAAGAAGGGCTAGTGCACTTTGCCCTTGCCTTTGTAGACCCGGGAGACACCGTTCTGGTGCCTGTCCCCGCCTATCCTGCTCACTTCAGAGGCACCCTGATAGCCGGAGGCGCACCCATCGTGCTGCCCACCAGCGAAAAGACCGGGTATCTTCCTGACCTTTCCATAATTGACGAGGCCATAGCAAAAAAAGCGAAGATACTTTTCCTTAGTTTTCCCACCAATCCAACGGGCGCGGTGGCTACCAAAGAGTTCTTTAAAGAAGCGGTTGAGTTCTGCAAAAAACACAACCTTATCCTTGTTCATGATTTTGCCTACGCCGAGATCTTTTATGACGGCAACAGGCCCATAAGCCTGATGACGATCCCCGGAGCCAAGGATGTGGCGCTGGAATTCCACACTTTTTCAAAAACTTTTTCTATGGCCGGCTGGAGGGCGGGTTTTGTAATAGGCAACCACGAACTGATCGAGAGCCTGCGCAAGATGAAGACCAATCTTGATTACGGGCTGTTCATGGCAACCCAAAAGGCCTGCATTGCCGCGCTCAAGCTTCCGAAACCGTATTTTGAGGAACTGCGGCGCACATACCAGGAAAGGCGCGATGCCCTTATCAGCGGCCTTCAGGAGCTTGGCTGGAAGATAGAAAAACCAAAAGCCTCAATGTATGTCTGGGCGCAGGTACCCAGGGGATATACCTCCTCCAACTTTGCGCTCGAGCTTCTGCAAAAGACGGGGATCGCGGTCTCTCCGGGGGTAGGTTTTGGCGATCTGGGCGAGGGCTATGTGAGATTTGCCCTGATCGACTCGGTTGAAAGGATAAAAGAAGGCATAGAGCGCATGAGAAAGGCGGGCATAAGATACAACAATGTCTAA
- the pdxA gene encoding 4-hydroxythreonine-4-phosphate dehydrogenase PdxA, producing the protein MSKEVKDPRPLVAVTMGDPAGIGPEICIKALSLLEVQRICRSVVIGDLKVIKNAAKFSKTSPLILNPIKRLDEGKYLGQYLNVLDLDNVNASKLKTGKISAEAGRAAIKYVEKAIDLALAEKVDAITTAPINKEAVNKAGYSFKGHTELLAKRTGAKHYGMMFLSDSIRVMLVTTHTPLCQVAKELDRKKIVDAIKLTDKTLEKLLKKKPRIAVAGLNPHAGENGILGIEEEKLIKPAVEEAKKLGINVKGPMSPDAVFYLANVGMFDAVVAMYHDQGLIPLKLLSFNRSVNVTVGLPIIRTSVDHGTGFDIAGKGWADPRSLVQAIKVAVMMAQK; encoded by the coding sequence ATGTCTAAAGAAGTAAAGGACCCCAGGCCTCTTGTCGCGGTCACCATGGGAGATCCCGCGGGCATAGGTCCCGAGATCTGCATCAAGGCTCTCTCTCTGCTCGAAGTCCAGAGGATCTGCCGCTCGGTGGTTATCGGTGACCTTAAGGTAATAAAGAACGCCGCAAAATTCTCGAAGACCTCCCCTCTCATACTTAACCCGATCAAGCGCCTGGACGAGGGAAAATATCTGGGACAGTACCTCAATGTGCTGGATCTGGACAATGTCAACGCGTCCAAACTTAAAACGGGAAAGATAAGCGCGGAGGCCGGAAGGGCGGCGATCAAATATGTGGAAAAAGCCATAGATCTGGCCCTTGCCGAAAAGGTAGATGCCATTACCACAGCCCCGATAAACAAAGAGGCCGTTAACAAAGCCGGTTATTCTTTCAAAGGGCACACGGAGCTCCTTGCAAAAAGGACCGGGGCCAAGCATTACGGCATGATGTTTTTGTCGGACTCTATCCGTGTCATGCTTGTCACGACCCACACCCCGCTTTGCCAGGTCGCAAAAGAGCTTGACAGGAAAAAGATCGTTGATGCCATAAAACTGACTGACAAAACCCTGGAAAAACTGCTCAAGAAAAAACCCCGGATAGCGGTGGCAGGCCTAAATCCTCACGCCGGAGAGAACGGCATCCTTGGGATAGAGGAAGAAAAACTCATCAAGCCGGCCGTTGAAGAAGCAAAAAAACTCGGCATCAATGTAAAAGGCCCAATGTCTCCGGATGCGGTCTTTTATCTTGCCAATGTCGGGATGTTTGATGCGGTGGTTGCCATGTACCACGACCAGGGCCTGATACCTTTAAAACTGCTGTCCTTTAACAGGTCCGTCAATGTTACGGTGGGCCTTCCGATAATCAGGACCTCCGTTGACCACGGCACCGGTTTTGACATAGCCGGCAAGGGCTGGGCCGATCCCAGAAGCCTGGTCCAGGCCATCAAGGTCGCGGTAATGATGGCCCAAAAGTAG
- the rsmA gene encoding 16S rRNA (adenine(1518)-N(6)/adenine(1519)-N(6))-dimethyltransferase RsmA codes for MKSTSQLTKDLLTKHSFHLKRRLGQNLLTDEACLNRIIEAADLSEEDTVIEIGTGTGILTKELAKTAKKVITFEIDKRIVEIAREYLKDCTNIEIINEDFLTVGAGRNLRLAETVKFVANVPYYITTPIIEKILSTPFSCAVLTVQREFAERMTANPGTKEYGSFTIFVNYYTEPEIVSYIPRSAFLPQPTVGSAIIRLAAKPVGARRDAPLHFFPVVRAAFNQRRKTLRNALISKFESEAVDRALKSAGIDPKIRGEKLSIADFKRLAGAL; via the coding sequence ATGAAATCCACATCTCAACTCACCAAAGACCTCCTGACCAAACACAGTTTTCATCTCAAAAGAAGGCTCGGTCAAAATCTCTTAACCGACGAAGCCTGTCTAAACAGAATAATTGAAGCAGCCGATCTTTCTGAAGAAGATACTGTTATAGAAATTGGGACCGGCACCGGGATCCTCACAAAGGAACTTGCTAAAACTGCCAAAAAAGTCATAACATTCGAGATCGACAAGCGAATCGTTGAGATAGCACGCGAATATTTGAAGGATTGTACCAATATTGAAATTATCAATGAGGATTTTTTAACCGTAGGCGCAGGTCGCAACCTGCGCCTAGCGGAAACGGTAAAATTTGTCGCCAACGTTCCCTATTACATCACGACCCCGATCATAGAAAAAATCCTCTCAACCCCTTTCTCCTGCGCCGTGCTTACCGTCCAGCGCGAATTCGCCGAAAGGATGACGGCAAACCCCGGCACCAAAGAATATGGGAGTTTTACAATATTCGTGAATTACTATACGGAACCGGAGATCGTATCCTATATCCCGAGATCCGCGTTCCTGCCGCAGCCGACGGTGGGGTCGGCAATAATAAGGTTGGCTGCAAAACCCGTAGGGGCGCGTCGCGACGCGCCCCTGCATTTTTTTCCCGTCGTCCGCGCCGCCTTTAATCAGAGAAGAAAGACCCTGCGCAATGCTCTGATATCAAAGTTCGAATCAGAAGCGGTGGACAGGGCGCTCAAAAGTGCCGGAATAGATCCAAAGATAAGGGGAGAAAAGCTGTCTATTGCTGATTTTAAGCGCCTCGCCGGTGCTTTATGA
- the phoU gene encoding phosphate signaling complex protein PhoU, with protein MNERTFDAELGFLKEKVLKMGCLASGAIFDSVEALKARDEALSLKVIDGDSHIDAMELEINDNCIELIARWQPVAVDLRFITTAINIATDLERIGDLSVDVAQKNLELVKEPLLKPLIDIPKLSEVAKSMICEVLNAYVDRDAVKARGLRKLEKESDILRDLITDELTGIMMKDGSSIPRAVPLLLIARFLERICDHAMNIAEDVVYMSEGHVIKHRRGA; from the coding sequence ATGAACGAGAGGACCTTTGATGCTGAACTTGGCTTTCTCAAAGAAAAAGTGCTTAAAATGGGCTGCCTGGCATCCGGAGCCATATTTGACAGTGTTGAGGCTCTTAAAGCCCGCGATGAAGCTCTTTCTCTTAAGGTAATAGACGGGGACAGTCATATAGATGCCATGGAGCTGGAGATAAACGACAACTGCATAGAGCTGATCGCAAGGTGGCAGCCGGTAGCAGTGGACCTCAGGTTCATTACAACAGCCATAAACATTGCTACCGACCTTGAGCGGATAGGGGACCTTTCTGTGGATGTCGCACAAAAGAACCTGGAGCTTGTCAAAGAACCCCTGCTTAAACCTCTTATTGATATTCCAAAGCTTTCTGAAGTAGCTAAATCCATGATATGCGAAGTCTTGAACGCGTATGTGGATAGGGACGCTGTAAAGGCCAGGGGATTAAGAAAACTGGAAAAAGAATCGGATATACTGAGGGATCTTATTACTGACGAACTTACAGGCATAATGATGAAAGACGGAAGTTCAATCCCCAGGGCGGTGCCGCTTCTTCTTATTGCCAGGTTCCTTGAGAGGATCTGCGATCATGCGATGAACATTGCCGAGGATGTGGTCTATATGTCGGAGGGGCATGTCATAAAGCACCGGCGAGGCGCTTAA